The nucleotide window CTTATCACCGAGCTAAGAAAGCATGCAAGCAGTAACAATAAATAACAAGTCAAAGCACATGGACGCCGCTCCAGGTCGCCCATTTTTGCGGCGTTATGCGCTATTGAGATCGAGCAATGAGTGAAGGAATGAATGTAGATGTAATGTCCATACTTATAGAAAAGGACAAGGAAAGTGAGGATTATGTAGATTATTTCTATGCGTCCAATATCTACACAAAAGACCCTCGTGGCAATAGCAGAAATATATGTCTTGGAAACGTGCGTGGTTTGTTCAGAATTACAAAAGTTGATCTTGAAGCACATCTACTATTACCTATTGAGCATGACAGTAAAAACGGCTGTTTTCTTAAGGCATCAAGAAAAGTAATAAAGCAATTTAAGACAAATAATAAGTTTCCAAATAAAACGAGCTTTCAATCTGGATAAATAGCGTAACAAGCGTATGTTAGCCGCTCTTGTGGGGCTGGGATAGTCTTCGCGTCGCTCAGCCCACCCCTAATACTGGCGTTATGTTTACTAGAGCTAATTTGCAATGAATAAAATAATACCTAAGTTACATTTAGTATGTGCACTTGTGGCATGTTCGATTGTCTTTGTGCTTGCTCTGCAATACTGGTACTTCAATATATCTTCTATATCGCTCTTATTTTCTGAAAATATTGAAATAATAGTGAGGTTAATGCTAAGTGTAGTAGGCGTCGTGTTGTTTTTAAAGAGAAACAAATTTTCCCAATGGTTGGGTGCTTTGTTATGCATATATTGGGCTATTGGTTATCTATTCATAATAGAGATGCAATTAGAGAATGATGGTGTTTTTTATCAGTGGAACTGGATCGGCTTTTTAATGTTTGTATCATGTCTTATTGCTGTTTTGACCCTTTCATTTCCCAGCTGTAGAGCCTTATATGCAATAAAAAAATAACAAATGTGTTATGTTTTCCGAAAAAACTCGGCTGAGACTGGCATTACATTGGCGCTACATGCCAGCCCCATACACAAGCGTTAAGTGTCTCCATGCATGATAGAAATTGTTAAAGAAGTTGGGCTATGGGCAGTACTTTTTATCGGTGCAGTAGTACTAATTGCTCGTGGTTCACAACTATTACTCATGGCCATTATCGGCGACGATGGTTTTGATGAGTATATCTGCGCTAAATTATACAGAGACTCAGGCAATATATTTATTCGTGGTCTTGGAATAACTATGGAATACAGCTCAGAATTAATGCTGTCAATTATTAAGATATTTCCGCTTATTGTTGCTGCATTTTCATCCTTAATTTTGCTGTGGGCACTATATGCAATACAAAACACTTAACAAGTCGTTCAAGCACACTCCGGCCACAAAAGGTGTGGCCTCCACGGGACAGTCAACACTACGTTTCGGCTACCCCTTAGCAAGGCGTTAGGAGTATAGAAGAAAAATGGAATTGCTATTCGTCTTGACACTATTGTTCCCAGTGTTTTTGTTGTCTATTCAAATACCTCTGGTTATAAGTTATTTCGTAGTTCTAAAGCGAAACCAGTGGTTTAAATTAAAACAATTCATATTCATATCTGCTCCAATATCTATCCTTTGCGGTTGGGCGGCTATTCACTATTTTGTCAGTCCGCCTACCGCCAGAAGCGCTATTATCACTATCATATTTTTTGGTGTGTTTGGCGCTGTCAGTGGTTTGTTATGGTGGTATCTTTTAGTTAAACGGGGTTCACATAATGTTCACCCCTAATAAGACCAACATGCTGGCGGAGTTTCATATAAAAGTCCCTACGGAGCGAAGGTGCACTTAAATAATTCAAGTCTTCACTGCTACATAATGAAGCATATCGTTGACGAAGGAAAAGCACCTGAAATCGCCACTATGGCTATAGATTTTGGCGTGTCCACAGGCGATATGGTTCAAGCCCTTAAAGCACTTCAGGATTATCACGGAGTCGTTTTACACCCAGTGTCTTCGGAAGTTTGGGTAATGCACCCGTTTTCTACGGCGCCAACCAATTTCTGGATCAAGTCTGACACTGAGAGCTGGTGGGGCAATTGCGCCTGGTGCTCGCTGGGAGCGGCTGCGTTACTTGATCGCGACTTAACGATAACGACAACGTTGGGTAGTGAGTCCAAACAGGTGGTCATTGAAGTAAAGGGCGGTCAAATAACTCAGCAAAACCTGTTTATCCACTTTCCAGTTCCAATGATTAAGGCGTGGGAGAATGTCGCTTACACGTGCAGCACTATGCTTATGTTCGAGTCAGAGTCTGATATTGATGATTGGTGTGAACGTCACGGCATCGCCAAAGGCGATGTTCAACCAATAAACAAAATATGGGAATTTTCCAAGGTGTGGTACGGAAGCCACCTAAACCCTGATTGGGTTAAGTGGTCGGTGGATGAAGCAAAAGAAATATTTGCACAATTTAAACTCGACCATTCAATATGGAATATGCCGTCTGATGCTGGCAGGTTTTAATGCTAGCTGGAGATTGTTCCTGTAAAACGTTCATAAACCTTTGGAATGCATGTGAAAGTCTCGTCCTTGCTTAAGAAAATCGAGGAGCTTCAAGGTGATACGCCTTGGGGGCATGTTCTGGATGCCGGTACAGGGCCGAAATCCCTTTCTTGGATTAGTCGGCTTCCGAGTCAAAGTTGGACAGCTGTGACCGCTCAGTCTTCCATGGTTGAAAGTGCCCGCGGTGCTTTGCAAGTGCCCCCTCGAGAAACGGATCGGATTGTCCTTGGTAACTGGGTTGATGGCTCGCTCCTTGAAGGGGAACGGTTCGATACGGTGCTTTTGGATTATTTTATTGGATCCATCGATGCGTTTGCGCCGTACTCTCAGGAAGCTCTGCTTCATCGTATTGCTGCGAGTGTACGCGGCACGCTGTATATCACCGGTCTTGAACCCTATGTCCCCGTCGTAGTTGACGAAGAAGTTGGCTCTTTTGTGGGTGATTTGGCTCGGCTTCGGGATGCTTGTATGCTGCTGGCTCGGGATCGCCCGTATAGAGAGTACCCGTCTTCGTGGGTTGCGGCGCAGCTTCGCCAGATTGGCTTCACAGTGACTCATACCAAGTACTTTTCTATTCGCTACCGTCACCGATTTCTCTCCAGTCAGCTGCAGATCTGCGAGGATCGTGTAACGCGTTTCACCGATCCCGATCTGGCAGCGGCCATGGGTAAACACATCGCTCAAATGCGCCACAGAGGTGAGCTGCTTATTGAGCGCAACGATGGATTACGTTACGGCCGAGATTATCTGATACGGGCTGTTCCCGGTTAATAGGGGGTAAAAAGTGATTATTAACTACCAAGAATACCAAGATCAGCTTCCGCTTCCTGCGACCGACAAATGGAAAGAAGGGGTCTGGGATATGGAGGCGTTCAAAAATGGCAGTATGTCTCTCATCTACTTCGCCCCACAAGGTAATGACTATCAAACGCCACATGATCAGGATGAGCTGTATATTGTTCTTGAGGGCAGTGGAAAGATCGAAATAGACGGTGTTGTCGCCTGTTTTGAAAAAGGGTCTTCGATCTTTGTGGCTGCAGGGCAAGAACATAGGTTCTTGGGCGAGCTCTCTGGCTTAAAAATGTGGGCAATATTTTGGGGGCCGAAAGGTGGTGAGTCCGATGCCTAGCAACCATTTTGAACCTCACCAGGCTTTGGGCATCTATTTAGGTTGTGATGGGGCCGCTGTTCCAGCGCCTCCTGCCTTTTTAGCCGGATTGAGGGAGTGATAACTATGAGACTGTTTGTCGCCTTTGTGTTGTTTGCCGTAATGCCATTATTGTCAGTGGCTGAAAACCGAGTTGCTCTACCCAGCGACTACCGCGAGAGTTTTGTCGAATATCTATCTTTGGATCGAGTTCAAAACCTCGATCAGTTTATGCGCTTGTTTGCGAACGACATCGCTATGCAAGGGCGAGATGAGAACGGTTTACTGCCCGATGGGGCGGTTATTGTTGCCGAAGTTTATTCTGTGCAAAAGAATGAGGATGGCACGGTAAAAACCAGTGAATTGGGTCGTAGAATTAAGGATCAGTTAATTTCCATCGCAGTGATGGAAAAGCAGGCTGAGTTTGGTCAGTCGCCCAGCTCCGTTATTAAAACCGGTAACTGGGATTTCGGGTCCTACAAGCCCAATGGTGAGGCCGCAGCAAAAAATCTGAACGAATGCCGGGCCTGCCACGCGCCTCTAAAAGAGAAGGATTTTATGTTTTCCATTGAGCACCTTCCGGGCAAATAATGGTTAGAAGCCAATATTCGTTGCCTTACTTGGGGCCACTCATAGCATGACAACTGTCTTTTTCTATGGCTTGTTTATGGATGAACATCTTTTGAAGCAGAAGGGGCTTAACCCCGAAAGCATCCGGCTTGCTTGCTTGGACGGTTATCAATTACGGATTGGGGAGCGAGCCACATTGGTGCCACACCGAGGCATGAGCTCTTATGGGGCGGTTATGAGGTTGAGCCAGCGGGAGCTGGAACAGCTCTACAGCAGTGATGGCGTTGAGGACTATGTACCAGATTCTGTGCAAGTGCGTGTAATCAACGATGAGCTCGTTGACGCCGTTACTTATGTGTTGCCCATAGAACGAATATTGGGCAGTAACAGTGAATACGCAGTAAAGCTCGCCCACACGGCCGAGGCGCTGGGGCTTCCAAGTGCCTACGTTGATGAGATAAAGGGTTGGACCTGAATGGCCAGTAAAAGCCACGGTAGTGCTATATCTAAAATTGACCTGCACGAGAAACTGGCTCTTTTCGATGACTTGTGGTCACCCAGGATCGTCGCTCAAAGTAACGGCCAGTTGGTAAAGCTGGCAAAAGGCAGCGGTGAACTGGTGTGGCATGTTCACGAGCAGGAAGATGAGTTATTTCTGGTGTTGAAGGGGCAGTTGACCATCAAACTTCGTGATGGGGAGGTCGTATTGCTGCCCGGTGATTTGTTCGTTGTCCCTAAGGGGGTGGAGCACTGCCCGGTTGCTGAACCTGATACCCATTTTATGCTGATTGAGCCAAAAACGACGCAGCACACGGGTCGTCAACAGGTGGAGCAAACGGTTGCTGTGGATCAGCAACCCTGGATTTAGCCTGCCTTTAAAAGTGGCTTTCTAACGGACAGCTAACCGAGGTGCATTGCAGGGATTGCCTATTGGCTCAGGTCGACAAGGGTTCGGCCTTGCACTTTGCCTTGCAGTATCCAATTTATGTGTTGTTCCAAGTCCGACAGTGGTACTCGCTGACACAGGCTCATTATTGAATCCGGCTTCCACTCCGCAGATAACAGTTGCCAGATGGCTTTGCGCAAATGCATAGGGCAATCTTGCGAATCGATACCTATCAGGGAAATACCTCGTAAAATAAACGGGAATACAGTCAGCGACAGGTTGGGAGAAGCGGCTAACCCGCAACAGGTAATAATGCCGTTGGCTTTAAGCGACTTAATCAAGTTTTCCAAAATCGGGCCACCGACAGTATCAATGGCCCCGGCAAAGCGGGCCTTCAGCATTGGGCGGGCGTCTTCATCGCTCAATTCCTCACGAGGGATCACTTCGCTGGCCCCAAGTTGCTTGAGGAATTCGCCACTTTTCCCTGAGATAGCCGTTACCTGGTAACCCAGTTTCGCCAATATGGCTACGGCCAGTGAACCAACCCCACCGCTGGCGCCAGACACGGCGATAGCGCCGTCTTGTGGTGTCAGGGTGCTGGTGATGTGGCGCACACACATGCCAGCAGTCAGGCCAGCAGTGCCCAATACCATGGCCTCCTTGGCATCGAGTTCATTGGGCAGTGGCAGTGCCCAAGAAGCAGGTACGCGAATGTATTCGCCAAAGCCGCCATCGGTTTCCATGCCCAGGTCGTAGCTGGTGACTATAACCGCGTCGCCGCTGGTAAATCGGTTGCTGTCGCTTTGTTCCACAACACCGACGGCATCAATGCCGGGCACATGGGGGTAGTTACGGGTAACGCCCTTGTTACCGGTGGCCGACAGGGCGTCTTTGTAGTTCAAAGAAGAGTAATTGACTCGTACCAGCAGTTCGTCGTTCAGCGGCTCGGCCATTAACGTTTGCAGCGAGCGCTGCTGTATCGAACGAACAAAGTGGCCATTTTTTTCTTCAACCACCAAGGCACGGTAGGTGTCGGCCATTAGGTTACCCGTTGCCCTGGCACCGCACCGGAGTCTGGCGTCAGCAGATAAATGCCCTTGTTGTCACCGGCTGCCAGCACCATGCCTTCGGACAGTCCAAAGCGCATTTTCCGTGGTGCCAAGTTGGCGACCATCACCGTCAAACGGCCTTCCAGGTCTTCCGGTTTGTAGCTGGATTTAATGCCGGAAAATACGTTGCGGGTTTTGCCTTCGCCAATATCCAGAGTCAGCTGCAGCAGTTTGTCGGCACCTTCCACATGGTCGGCTTTGACGATTTTGGCGACGCGCAAATCCACTTTAATAAAGTCATCAAAATTGATTTCGGTAGCCAGGGGTTCGTCGGCTAATGGACCTTCCTGAGGCGCAACATTAGTGGGTGCCGCTGCAGCGGCTGCTTGTTCTTTTCCGGCTTCCACGATGGCGTTTACCTTGTCTTTTTCGATGCGTTGCATCAGCGGTTTGAATTTATTAATAGTATGGCCCAGCAGCGGATGTAAGGGGGCCGCCCAGCTGAGTGGGCTGTTTAAAAACGCTTCTGCTTGTTCGGCCATCGCCGGCAGTACCGGCTTCAGGTAAAGCATCAGGGTGCGGAACAAGTTGATACCCAATGAGCAGATGCCCAGTACTTCGTCGCCTTTGCCGTCTTCCTTGGCCAGCTTCCAGGGTTCTTTGGCGGCGATGTATTCGTTGGCTGCGTCTGCCAGGGTCATGACTTCGCGCATGGCTTTGCCGAATTCGCGGTTTTCGTAGTGTTCGGCGATTACGGGTTCCGCATCTACAAATTTTTGCCACAGCTGTGGCTCGACGATTTGGTCAGCCAAAACCCCGCCGGATTTTTTCACAAAACCGGCGCAACGGCTGGCGATGTTCACTACTTTGCCCACCAGGTCGGAATTGACCCGCTGCACAAAGTCGTCCAGATTTAAGTCCAGGTCGTCTACGCTGTTGGTGAGCTTGGCGGCGTAGTAGTAGCGCAGGGGTTCCGCAGGCAGATGATCCAGGTAAGTGCGGGCGTTAATAAAAGTGCCTCGGGACTTGGACATTTTTTTGCCGTTGACGGTGACAAAACCGTGGGCATTCACTTTAGTGGGTGTGCGGAACTGGGCGCTGTTGAGCATCGCGGGCCAGAACAGGGCGTGGAAGTTGATAATGTCTTTGCCGATAAAGTGGTACAGCTCAGCCTCGGAATCCTTGCCCCAGTATTCGTCGAAGTCCAGGCCTTGCTTCTCGCAGAGCACTTTAAAACTGGCCATATAACCGATGGGGGCGTCCAACCATACATAGAAGTATTTGCCCGGCGCATCGGGGATTTCAAAGCCGAAGTAGGGAGCATCGCGGCTGATATCCCATTCCTGTAATCCAGATTCCAGCCACTCGCCCAGTTTATTGGCTACTTCTTCCTGCAGGTGTCCAGCGCGGGTCCAGTCTTCCAAAAATGCTTCAAATTCCGGCAGTTTGAAAAAGTAATGAGTGGATTCCTTTTCGATGGGTGTGGCACCAGAAATGGCAGACACCGGGTTGATCAATTCCGTGGGCGAATAGGTGGCGCCGCAGGCTTCGCAGTTGTCGCCGTACTGATCTTCGGTTTTGCATTTGGGGCAGGTGCCTTTGATGTAGCGCTCTGCCAGAAACAGGCCCTTCTCCGGGTCGAAGGCCTGTTTGATCTCGCGCTTGGCGATATGACCGTTATCCCGTAAGCGGGTGTAAATCAGGCTCGACAGCTCGCGGTTCTCCTCTGAGTGAGTAGAGTGGTAGTTGTCGAAGGCGATCTGAAAATCCCCAAAATCCTTCAGGTGTTCTTGTTTGATATTGGCAATGTGTTCTTCGGAACTGATGCCCAGCTGCTCGGCCTTCAACATAATGGAAGTGCCGTGGGCATCGTCGGCGCAAACGTAGTAACATTCGTGGCCGCGCAGGCGCTGGAAGCGGGTCCAGATATCGGTCTGGATGGCTTCCATCATATGGCCAAGGTGAATAGAACCGTTGGCGTAGGGCAGGGCGCTGGTAACGAGGATTTTGCGGCGGTCGGACATTGCGGGGTGATTTCTCTGTACGGTTGGAAAGACGCGCAACTATACCGTTTTTGCTGGCGATTTTCAGGTGTTGAGTATAGGTGATGAGTGATTTCCCCGAGGGGTTGAAAGCGGTAAAACACATTGTGGCGGTGGCGTCCGGCAAAGGCGGTGTGGGCAAGTCCACCACGGCAGTCAATTTGGCGCTGGCGCTTCAAGCCGAAGGCGTGGCTACCGGGTTGCTGGATGGGGATATCTACGGCCCCAGTATTCCGCTGATGCTGGGTGTCAGTGAAGGCACTCGGCCGGGTACTGCAGGTGGTAACCAGTTGCTGCCAGTTGAAGCCCATGGCCTTAAAACTATGTCTCTTGGCTACCTGTTGGAAGATAAGGCCCCCGCCGTATGGCGTGGCCCCATGGCCAGCGGTGCGCTGCAGCAAATGCTGATGCAAACTCAATGGGGTGAACTGGATTGTCTGGTGGTTGATATGCCGCCGGGTACCGGTGATATTCAACTGACCCTCGCTCAGAAAGTGTCGGTGGCGGGTGCGGTGATTGTGACTACCCCTCAGGATATTGCCCTTCTGGACGCTGAAAAAGGCATCGAGATGTTTCGCAAGGTCAATATCCCGGTGATCGGCGTGGTGGAAAATATGGCTCTGCACATTTGCAGTCAATGCGGCCACAGCGAGCCTGTTTTTGGTGAGGGTGGCGGTGAGCGCATCGCTCGAGATTACCAAACCCAACTGCTGGGCTCACTGCCATTGGATCGCACCATCCGCGAGCAGGTGGATGGCGGCAACCCCACTGTGGTGGCAGAACCGGATGGGCAGGTGGCGGCAATCTACCGCGATATTGCTCGCAAGGTGGTGGCTCAGTTGCAGCAGACAGACAGTGCCATACCGGAAATTGAAATAGAGTAAATTAGAAACTGAACAGATTGAACAGCATGTTTTTTTGGGAACTATAAACGATGAGTATCAAAGCAGATAAATGGATCACCCGGATGGCCGCTGAGCACGGCATGATCGAGCCGTTTCAGCCGGGCCAAGTGCGCGAACCCAACCCGGGGCAGGACAAGGTGATCTCTTATGGGGTATCCAGCTACGGCTACGATGTGCGCTGCTCGGATGAATTCAAAATTTTCACCAATGTCCACTCTGCAACGGTGGACCCGAAACATTTCGACCCCAACAGTTTTGTGGATGTAAAAGCCGACCACTGCATTATCCCGCCCAACTCGTTTGCTTTGGCCAGGACGGTTGAGTACTTTCGTATTCCCCGCAATGTGCTGACTATCTGCCTGGGTAAGTCCACCTACGCCCGCTGCGGTATTATCGTTAATGTCACGCCGCTGGAGCCGGAGTGGGAAGGCCACGTTACTCTGGAGTTTTCCAACACCACTAACCTGCCTGCCAAAATTTACGCCAACGAAGGTGTGGCACAAATGTTGTTTTTCGAATCTGATGAAGTTTGTGAAACTTCCTACCGCGACCGCGGTGGCAAGTATCAGGGCCAGACTGGGGTGACCCTGCCTAAGGCATAATATTAAATGGCTGCGGGCAACGAGCTACTGGCCGCGTGCAGATCGGGTTTGATTTTATGTGTCGACCCTGTAATTCGGACTAAATAAGTGCGGCCTACAGGGTGCGTAGGGTCAAATCTCCGCTCGGTCTGCTCGTGGCGCGCGGCTCGTTGCCCGTAGCTGTTAATCAATCTTCCTGACAATCAAACCACCCACCCCCAAGCCATTTTGCAGGCGTATTGCCGCTTGCTCCGCAGCTCCTTGGCTATTGTAGCCGTAGGCTCGAATGCGGTACAGGGTGCGCCCTTGGGAGGGGTAGGGTTCCACTTTTGCGTCTGCGCCCAGAGCGCTGGCTTTGCCCGCGAGCTTGAGGGCGTTGCCGCGGTTGGACAGGGAAGCGATATTAATCACCCAGCCGTTGGGTTTTGGGGCCGCTTCAGCCGGTGCTTTTGCCACTGGGCTTGGTGTTTGTTTGGCGGTTGTGGTTGCTTGAAGCTGCTTTTGCAGTTGATCCACACGCTGCTGTAACTGCGCCATTTCGTCTTTGAGTGGCTGGTTGTTTGCTGCTGGCGCGACGGGTCTTTGAAGCTTCTGAATACGATTTTCCACAGCCTGAAGATTGTTCTCCAGGCGCGACAAGCGCAGGTCTGAACCCTCTGAGTTGCTGTCTACAGAAGTCGGTTGTTGTTGCAGTCGGGTGACTTCGCTGGTCAGCTCGACCAGGCGATTTTCTACGCCAGATAGCTGAATCATGCTCCAGGCGGCCAGTAATACAGCCATCGCCAACAGTGCCCACAACGTGAGATTGCCTACACCAATAGCTGGCTGTTGGCGCCGAGCGAATTCCGGGGGTGGCGGTGCTTGTCGCTGGCTTGAAGGCTGCTGAACCGGGGCTTCTCTGGATGGTATTTCATCGCTTTGTGGCCGGGGCTGCCTGGGTGGCTTGGCTGCCGTATTTGCTGTTGCTCTAAGGTTTGTCTGTTGTGGATCGCGTTTTGAGCTGATTGTTGCCTCAGATGGTGCAGGCTTGGCCGGCTGTGGCGCTTTGATTTTTGACGCTTGCGGTGCGTTGCCGGTTTTGGTCTCCGCCGTCTTTTCAGTCTTCTGGGTGGTTAGCTTGCTTGTGTCTACGCCGGCCAGAAACGGGTTGTTCGATTTATCAATCTTCTTGTGGGAATCACTGGGCCCTTGGCGGTTGCTCTGATTATCGGCAAATGGGTTGCGTGATTCCGCTTTCGGTGGTGTTTCTGGTTTGGCAGGTTGCGATTGGGTCTCTGTGGTGTTGGCCGTTTTGGTGGCATGAGCCGGTCCGTGGTCGCGAATATTTTCCAGGCTGCGGCTCAGGTGGCGATTGCGACTGCTGTCCAGTGGGGTAAATTCGTCGTCCAGTTCATCGTCTTCAAACGGGGTGTCATCTTTGATGTGCGGTTCCAGCCGCTCGTCAGGGTCGGCAAACGGGTTTTTCTGGCGTGAGGCGGCTTTGGATTTGGGCGCTGATACGGCTTGCGTTGTATCGTCGTCAAAAATGCTCATAGAAATTACTCAAAAGAGGTAGTTCAGAAACCGCCATTTATGCCGATAGACCGTATAGCGATAAAAATAAGGTCGCAATTATTGCACATTGGGGGCGACTCACAACCATGTTGGGAGAAATTACGCTCACTGGGCTTAACTCTCAGGGGGCGATAAGCAACCAGCTCCACAATTGGCGTGTGGGGCAGATACTGGAGGCGGTGGTGCTGTCTCGGTCGGCGTCTGAGCGCCTGCAAATACGCATTGGCAATGCTCAGCTGGAGGCGCGCAGCCAGGCGCCGATTCAGGCCGGTGACAGAGTACTGCTGAAAGTGCTGAGCGCTGGCACTTCGCCGACCCTGCAGGTGGTACCGGCCGCTGTGCCCAGTGGCGCTTCAGCGGAGCTGGTTAACCAGGCACTGCGGCAACTGCTACCGCGGCAACTGCCCACAGAGCGGGTACTGAACAATTTGCTGGATATTTTACAGGGCCGGTCTTTGCAGCGCGGTGAGTCGCTGCCGGTTCGAACCCAGGGTTTGATCGAAACCGTGCTGTCGCGTATCCCCCGTGGGGAAAAGCTGGCGGATTCTGCGCGTTTGCAGCAGTTGGTGTTGGAATCTGGGTTGTTTCATGAACAGGGTAAACAGCGCCCCAACTCAGGCAGCGGGCAAGATATCAAGCAAGCCTTGGTTCAGCTGGCAAAGGAGTTGGCCCGTCAGCGCCCTTCAAGTTCTGAAAATAATGTGGGAAGGGTGACAACTGCACCGCCTGCATCGACGTCACAGGGAGTACCAAGTGCTGGAGGAGTCGCCAGTAATCTGGCCAATGCAACCCCAGCTACGCCCTTGCCCGCAACGGTACAACCGCCTAAATCTGCTGCAACGGGTGTTGCCAGTCGCTCGGAAAGTCATGGGCAGCAGGGCATAAAACCGTTACCGCAAGTGCCAGTGCCCGCAAAGCCT belongs to bacterium SCSIO 12696 and includes:
- a CDS encoding alkylmercury lyase family protein encodes the protein MKHIVDEGKAPEIATMAIDFGVSTGDMVQALKALQDYHGVVLHPVSSEVWVMHPFSTAPTNFWIKSDTESWWGNCAWCSLGAAALLDRDLTITTTLGSESKQVVIEVKGGQITQQNLFIHFPVPMIKAWENVAYTCSTMLMFESESDIDDWCERHGIAKGDVQPINKIWEFSKVWYGSHLNPDWVKWSVDEAKEIFAQFKLDHSIWNMPSDAGRF
- a CDS encoding class I SAM-dependent methyltransferase, with the translated sequence MKVSSLLKKIEELQGDTPWGHVLDAGTGPKSLSWISRLPSQSWTAVTAQSSMVESARGALQVPPRETDRIVLGNWVDGSLLEGERFDTVLLDYFIGSIDAFAPYSQEALLHRIAASVRGTLYITGLEPYVPVVVDEEVGSFVGDLARLRDACMLLARDRPYREYPSSWVAAQLRQIGFTVTHTKYFSIRYRHRFLSSQLQICEDRVTRFTDPDLAAAMGKHIAQMRHRGELLIERNDGLRYGRDYLIRAVPG
- a CDS encoding cupin domain-containing protein; the encoded protein is MEAFKNGSMSLIYFAPQGNDYQTPHDQDELYIVLEGSGKIEIDGVVACFEKGSSIFVAAGQEHRFLGELSGLKMWAIFWGPKGGESDA
- a CDS encoding cytochrome P460 family protein, whose product is MRLFVAFVLFAVMPLLSVAENRVALPSDYRESFVEYLSLDRVQNLDQFMRLFANDIAMQGRDENGLLPDGAVIVAEVYSVQKNEDGTVKTSELGRRIKDQLISIAVMEKQAEFGQSPSSVIKTGNWDFGSYKPNGEAAAKNLNECRACHAPLKEKDFMFSIEHLPGK
- a CDS encoding gamma-glutamylcyclotransferase; protein product: MTTVFFYGLFMDEHLLKQKGLNPESIRLACLDGYQLRIGERATLVPHRGMSSYGAVMRLSQRELEQLYSSDGVEDYVPDSVQVRVINDELVDAVTYVLPIERILGSNSEYAVKLAHTAEALGLPSAYVDEIKGWT
- a CDS encoding cupin domain-containing protein gives rise to the protein MSKIDLHEKLALFDDLWSPRIVAQSNGQLVKLAKGSGELVWHVHEQEDELFLVLKGQLTIKLRDGEVVLLPGDLFVVPKGVEHCPVAEPDTHFMLIEPKTTQHTGRQQVEQTVAVDQQPWI
- a CDS encoding YhdH/YhfP family quinone oxidoreductase, whose product is MADTYRALVVEEKNGHFVRSIQQRSLQTLMAEPLNDELLVRVNYSSLNYKDALSATGNKGVTRNYPHVPGIDAVGVVEQSDSNRFTSGDAVIVTSYDLGMETDGGFGEYIRVPASWALPLPNELDAKEAMVLGTAGLTAGMCVRHITSTLTPQDGAIAVSGASGGVGSLAVAILAKLGYQVTAISGKSGEFLKQLGASEVIPREELSDEDARPMLKARFAGAIDTVGGPILENLIKSLKANGIITCCGLAASPNLSLTVFPFILRGISLIGIDSQDCPMHLRKAIWQLLSAEWKPDSIMSLCQRVPLSDLEQHINWILQGKVQGRTLVDLSQ
- the metG gene encoding methionine--tRNA ligase; the protein is MSDRRKILVTSALPYANGSIHLGHMMEAIQTDIWTRFQRLRGHECYYVCADDAHGTSIMLKAEQLGISSEEHIANIKQEHLKDFGDFQIAFDNYHSTHSEENRELSSLIYTRLRDNGHIAKREIKQAFDPEKGLFLAERYIKGTCPKCKTEDQYGDNCEACGATYSPTELINPVSAISGATPIEKESTHYFFKLPEFEAFLEDWTRAGHLQEEVANKLGEWLESGLQEWDISRDAPYFGFEIPDAPGKYFYVWLDAPIGYMASFKVLCEKQGLDFDEYWGKDSEAELYHFIGKDIINFHALFWPAMLNSAQFRTPTKVNAHGFVTVNGKKMSKSRGTFINARTYLDHLPAEPLRYYYAAKLTNSVDDLDLNLDDFVQRVNSDLVGKVVNIASRCAGFVKKSGGVLADQIVEPQLWQKFVDAEPVIAEHYENREFGKAMREVMTLADAANEYIAAKEPWKLAKEDGKGDEVLGICSLGINLFRTLMLYLKPVLPAMAEQAEAFLNSPLSWAAPLHPLLGHTINKFKPLMQRIEKDKVNAIVEAGKEQAAAAAAPTNVAPQEGPLADEPLATEINFDDFIKVDLRVAKIVKADHVEGADKLLQLTLDIGEGKTRNVFSGIKSSYKPEDLEGRLTVMVANLAPRKMRFGLSEGMVLAAGDNKGIYLLTPDSGAVPGQRVT
- the apbC gene encoding iron-sulfur cluster carrier protein ApbC, coding for MSDFPEGLKAVKHIVAVASGKGGVGKSTTAVNLALALQAEGVATGLLDGDIYGPSIPLMLGVSEGTRPGTAGGNQLLPVEAHGLKTMSLGYLLEDKAPAVWRGPMASGALQQMLMQTQWGELDCLVVDMPPGTGDIQLTLAQKVSVAGAVIVTTPQDIALLDAEKGIEMFRKVNIPVIGVVENMALHICSQCGHSEPVFGEGGGERIARDYQTQLLGSLPLDRTIREQVDGGNPTVVAEPDGQVAAIYRDIARKVVAQLQQTDSAIPEIEIE
- a CDS encoding dCTP deaminase → MSIKADKWITRMAAEHGMIEPFQPGQVREPNPGQDKVISYGVSSYGYDVRCSDEFKIFTNVHSATVDPKHFDPNSFVDVKADHCIIPPNSFALARTVEYFRIPRNVLTICLGKSTYARCGIIVNVTPLEPEWEGHVTLEFSNTTNLPAKIYANEGVAQMLFFESDEVCETSYRDRGGKYQGQTGVTLPKA
- a CDS encoding SPOR domain-containing protein; translation: MSIFDDDTTQAVSAPKSKAASRQKNPFADPDERLEPHIKDDTPFEDDELDDEFTPLDSSRNRHLSRSLENIRDHGPAHATKTANTTETQSQPAKPETPPKAESRNPFADNQSNRQGPSDSHKKIDKSNNPFLAGVDTSKLTTQKTEKTAETKTGNAPQASKIKAPQPAKPAPSEATISSKRDPQQTNLRATANTAAKPPRQPRPQSDEIPSREAPVQQPSSQRQAPPPPEFARRQQPAIGVGNLTLWALLAMAVLLAAWSMIQLSGVENRLVELTSEVTRLQQQPTSVDSNSEGSDLRLSRLENNLQAVENRIQKLQRPVAPAANNQPLKDEMAQLQQRVDQLQKQLQATTTAKQTPSPVAKAPAEAAPKPNGWVINIASLSNRGNALKLAGKASALGADAKVEPYPSQGRTLYRIRAYGYNSQGAAEQAAIRLQNGLGVGGLIVRKID